From Enterococcus wangshanyuanii, the proteins below share one genomic window:
- a CDS encoding nucleotidyltransferase, with product MSKFSETTLSSWTKPASTTEEDKINNAISMIKSAIKNDTNFDNLSYEVFVQGSYGNNTNVRVNSDIDVNIMLTSTFFPEYPEGKDGSNYGFTNGSISYDEYKQLVLTALINKFGSDKLSVGNKSIKIDSNSYRVEADCIPSFQYRNYKYNSSSSERNFVEGIKYFASDHTSVVNYPKVHIKNGIAKNTQTGRNYKRLVRVIKRLRNKMALDNYFNNENITSFLIECLIWNVPNKYINNYDTWDETIKQTLIFLNESIKDSSYEKWGEVSEMLYMFHSGRKWTINDVQSFINSLWMFMEY from the coding sequence TTGAGCAAATTTAGTGAAACTACATTAAGTAGTTGGACAAAACCAGCAAGTACCACTGAAGAAGATAAGATTAACAATGCGATTAGTATGATAAAGTCTGCCATCAAGAATGACACGAATTTTGATAATTTAAGCTACGAAGTTTTTGTACAAGGTTCTTATGGAAACAATACTAATGTTAGAGTTAACAGTGATATTGATGTGAATATCATGCTTACCAGTACCTTTTTTCCTGAATATCCTGAAGGTAAGGATGGCTCCAACTATGGTTTTACCAACGGAAGTATATCTTATGATGAGTACAAGCAATTAGTACTTACTGCACTTATTAATAAGTTTGGATCAGACAAATTATCGGTTGGCAATAAATCAATCAAGATTGACTCAAATTCTTATAGAGTTGAAGCTGACTGTATACCAAGTTTTCAATATAGAAATTATAAATATAATAGTAGTTCCTCAGAACGTAATTTTGTTGAAGGTATAAAGTATTTCGCATCAGACCATACTTCTGTGGTTAATTACCCTAAAGTTCATATTAAAAATGGAATTGCAAAAAATACACAAACAGGTAGAAACTATAAGAGATTAGTTAGGGTAATTAAACGCTTGAGAAATAAAATGGCTTTAGACAATTATTTTAATAATGAAAATATTACATCGTTCTTAATTGAATGTCTTATTTGGAATGTTCCTAATAAGTATATTAACAATTACGATACATGGGACGAAACAATTAAACAAACGCTAATATTCTTAAATGAATCAATTAAAGATAGCTCATACGAAAAATGGGGCGAAGTTAGCGAAATGCTATATATGTTTCACAGTGGCAGAAAGTGGACCATTAATGATGTTCAAAGCTTTATAAATTCTTTATGGATGTTCATGGAGTATTAA